The bacterium genome has a segment encoding these proteins:
- a CDS encoding T9SS type A sorting domain-containing protein: RVTDNSVNDFAFLGRFFTIGANRIGHIFFWNNSDGDDEIYHAQSNEPLSEGLEEVAPVSPVTLSVPSILSSNSGISYSLPESGSIALKVYDASGSLVKTLVNGLHNAGQYNVSWNGITDAGSKATSGVYFFRIQTGNTSVSAKTILK; this comes from the coding sequence TCGCGTGACCGATAACAGCGTTAATGATTTTGCTTTTTTAGGTCGCTTCTTTACCATTGGCGCAAACAGAATCGGTCATATCTTCTTCTGGAACAACTCCGACGGTGACGACGAGATATACCACGCTCAAAGCAACGAACCCTTGTCTGAAGGCTTGGAAGAGGTCGCTCCCGTTTCACCTGTTACTCTTTCGGTTCCTTCCATCCTTTCATCGAACTCCGGTATAAGTTACTCTTTACCTGAATCGGGCAGTATTGCACTCAAGGTTTACGATGCATCGGGTTCTCTCGTAAAGACACTCGTCAATGGACTGCACAACGCCGGTCAATACAACGTCAGCTGGAACGGCATCACCGACGCAGGTTCAAAAGCAACAAGCGGAGTATACTTCTTCCGTATACAGACAGGCAATACCAGCGTGTCCG